The Allocatelliglobosispora scoriae genome contains a region encoding:
- a CDS encoding FdhF/YdeP family oxidoreductase gives MAKKLRVGDPKKSAAGLPGVGHGLAAGLTQMGVRRTALTLLKINQPGGFDCPGCAWPEPGPEQRSHAEFCENGAKAVAEEATLRRVTPEFFAEHAIADLATQTDHWLGKQGRITTPMIKFPGSAHYAPIAWDDAFGLVARSLAAHEPDRAVFYTSGRTSNEAAFLYQLLARAHGTNNLPDCSNMCHESSGAALISTIGIGKGTVTLDDVHAARLIVVVGQNPGTNHPRMLTALEHAKRNGARIIAVNPLPEAGLMRFKNPQKLSGLAGRGTALADLHLQIRVGGDLALFQAIGSLLIEAGSADTSFIESSTAGYDAYRTHLGELDWAAVLTATGLTRAEIETATKLFAQSSATIVCWAMGLTQGRDAVATIREVVNVQLLRGMIGKKGAGLCPVRGHSNVQGDRTMGIWHEPPSWLPRLADATGVAMPAERGLDTVEAIRAMRDGEIKVFMALGGNFAAASPDSDVTEAALRNVDLTVHVSTKLNRSHVIAGDEQTSLILPCLGRTERDVQATGEQFVTVEDSMSNVHSSQGNLPPASPLLLSEVAIVSRLGALIAPTLPWSTWTADYRTVRELIATSVPGFDGFEAKVATPGGFTLPHPPRDSRSFPTADGLAHFTVSPIAPVEVPPGRLLLQTLRSHDQYNTTIYGLDDRYRGITGGRRVVFVNPDDLAELGLRDGEIVDIVSEWADTERRAPRFRIVSYDTARGCAAAYFPEANVLVPLDSTAAESNTPTSKQIIVRLERAALDAVSSGAVSSDAVSLDAAS, from the coding sequence ATGGCGAAGAAGCTTCGAGTCGGCGATCCCAAGAAGTCGGCCGCGGGGCTGCCGGGAGTCGGTCACGGCCTGGCCGCGGGCCTGACCCAGATGGGGGTACGCCGCACCGCCCTCACGCTGCTGAAGATCAACCAGCCCGGCGGCTTCGACTGCCCCGGCTGTGCCTGGCCGGAGCCGGGACCGGAGCAGCGCTCTCATGCCGAGTTCTGCGAAAACGGTGCCAAGGCCGTGGCCGAGGAGGCGACGCTGCGCCGCGTTACCCCGGAGTTCTTCGCCGAGCACGCCATCGCCGACCTCGCCACCCAGACCGACCACTGGCTGGGGAAACAGGGCCGGATCACCACCCCGATGATCAAGTTTCCCGGTTCGGCGCACTACGCTCCGATCGCCTGGGACGACGCGTTCGGGCTGGTGGCACGCTCGCTCGCCGCCCATGAGCCGGATCGCGCGGTCTTCTACACCTCCGGACGCACCTCCAACGAGGCTGCCTTCCTCTACCAGCTCCTCGCCCGCGCCCACGGCACCAACAACCTGCCCGACTGCTCCAACATGTGCCACGAGTCCTCGGGCGCCGCGCTGATCAGCACCATCGGGATCGGCAAGGGCACGGTCACCCTCGACGACGTCCACGCGGCGCGGCTGATCGTCGTCGTCGGCCAGAACCCCGGTACGAACCACCCCCGCATGCTCACCGCGCTGGAGCACGCCAAGCGCAACGGGGCCCGCATCATCGCCGTCAACCCGCTGCCCGAGGCCGGGCTGATGCGCTTCAAGAACCCGCAGAAGCTCAGCGGCCTCGCCGGGCGGGGCACCGCTCTCGCCGACCTGCACCTGCAGATCCGCGTCGGCGGGGACCTGGCCCTCTTCCAGGCGATCGGCTCGCTGCTCATCGAGGCCGGATCTGCAGATACGTCGTTCATCGAGTCGTCGACCGCCGGGTACGACGCCTACCGCACCCACCTCGGCGAGCTCGACTGGGCAGCCGTGCTCACCGCGACCGGGCTCACCAGGGCCGAGATCGAGACCGCGACGAAGCTCTTCGCCCAGTCCAGCGCCACGATCGTCTGCTGGGCGATGGGGCTGACCCAGGGGCGCGACGCGGTCGCCACGATTCGCGAGGTCGTCAACGTTCAGCTGCTGCGGGGCATGATCGGCAAGAAGGGTGCCGGGCTCTGTCCCGTACGCGGGCACTCCAACGTCCAGGGCGACCGGACCATGGGCATCTGGCACGAGCCGCCGTCGTGGCTGCCCCGCCTCGCGGATGCGACCGGGGTGGCGATGCCGGCCGAGCGCGGGCTCGACACCGTCGAGGCGATCCGGGCCATGCGCGACGGCGAGATCAAGGTCTTCATGGCGCTCGGCGGCAACTTCGCCGCCGCCTCCCCCGACAGCGATGTCACCGAGGCGGCCCTGCGCAACGTCGACCTCACCGTGCACGTCTCGACGAAGCTCAACCGCTCGCACGTCATCGCGGGCGACGAGCAGACCTCGCTGATCCTGCCGTGCCTCGGGCGGACCGAACGCGATGTGCAGGCGACCGGCGAGCAGTTCGTCACCGTCGAGGACTCCATGTCCAACGTGCACTCCTCGCAGGGCAACCTGCCGCCCGCCTCGCCGCTGCTCCTCTCCGAGGTGGCGATCGTGTCCCGGCTGGGCGCCCTGATCGCGCCGACGCTGCCGTGGTCGACCTGGACCGCCGACTACCGGACCGTGCGGGAGCTGATCGCGACGAGCGTGCCCGGCTTCGACGGCTTCGAGGCTAAGGTCGCCACCCCCGGCGGATTCACCCTGCCGCACCCGCCCCGCGACAGCCGGTCCTTCCCGACCGCCGACGGTCTCGCCCACTTCACGGTCAGCCCGATCGCGCCGGTCGAGGTGCCGCCCGGCCGCCTGCTGCTGCAGACCCTGCGCAGCCACGACCAGTACAACACCACGATCTACGGCCTCGACGACCGTTACCGGGGCATCACCGGTGGACGCCGGGTGGTCTTCGTCAACCCCGACGACCTCGCCGAACTCGGGCTGCGCGACGGGGAGATCGTCGACATCGTGTCGGAGTGGGCGGACACCGAACGGCGGGCGCCGCGCTTCCGGATCGTCTCCTACGACACCGCGCGCGGCTGCGCGGCCGCCTACTTCCCGGAGGCGAACGTGCTGGTGCCGCTGGACTCGACCGCTGCCGAGTCGAACACTCCGACCTCGAAGCAGATCATCGTCCGGCTCGAACGGGCAGCCCTCGACGCGGTCTCCTCCGGCGCCGTGTCCTCCGACGCCGTGTCCCTCGACGCGGCTTCTTGA
- the fdhD gene encoding formate dehydrogenase accessory sulfurtransferase FdhD has protein sequence MMRSSGRRPTVRVIVGGAATKRPDTLATEEPLEIRVGRRPLAVTMRTPGDELDLALGFLVTEGVIGAPDDVVTAILCGDDGFNVVEVTLAAHVPPPDASVERNFYTTSSCGVCGKASIDAIRTRSRFDLAADAVSVEPSVIIALPDRLRAAQRTFDRTGGLHAAGLFTSAGELVVVREDVGRHNAVDKVVGWALQAGLLPLTGHLLMVSGRASFELTQKAWMAGIPLLAAVSAPSTLAVDLAVEAGMTLAGFVRGDTFNLYAHPHRVHLP, from the coding sequence ATCATGCGGTCTTCCGGGCGGCGTCCGACAGTGCGCGTCATCGTCGGGGGCGCCGCGACGAAACGTCCCGACACTCTCGCCACCGAGGAGCCGCTGGAGATCCGGGTCGGCAGGCGACCGCTCGCGGTGACGATGCGTACCCCCGGGGATGAACTTGACCTTGCCCTGGGTTTTCTCGTCACCGAGGGCGTGATCGGCGCTCCGGACGATGTCGTCACCGCGATCCTCTGCGGCGATGACGGCTTCAACGTGGTCGAGGTGACGCTCGCGGCGCACGTGCCGCCGCCGGATGCGTCGGTCGAGCGCAACTTCTATACGACCAGCTCGTGCGGGGTCTGCGGCAAGGCGAGCATCGACGCGATCCGCACCAGGTCCCGCTTCGATCTCGCTGCCGATGCGGTCTCGGTGGAGCCGTCGGTGATCATCGCGCTCCCGGACCGGCTCCGCGCCGCGCAGCGCACCTTCGACCGGACCGGCGGGCTGCACGCGGCCGGGCTCTTCACCTCGGCGGGCGAGCTGGTCGTGGTCCGGGAGGACGTGGGCAGGCACAACGCGGTCGACAAGGTGGTCGGATGGGCGCTGCAGGCGGGTCTGCTGCCGCTGACCGGGCACCTGCTGATGGTCTCCGGCCGGGCCAGCTTCGAGCTGACGCAGAAGGCCTGGATGGCCGGGATTCCGCTGCTCGCGGCGGTCTCGGCACCGAGCACGCTCGCGGTCGACCTCGCCGTCGAGGCGGGGATGACGCTGGCCGGCTTCGTCCGCGGTGACACCTTCAACCTCTATGCCCACCCCCACCGGGTGCACCTGCCCTAG
- a CDS encoding APC family permease, which translates to MLGAGVFVVWGPAAARAGSGPRLLLALLLAALVAAANAASSARLAARYPESGGAYVYGYERLGPWAGRLAGWSFLIGKSASCAAMALAIGAYAWPGQQRAIGVAAVVLLTAVNLRGIAKTALATRALVAVTLIVLVTAVACGMVAPVAPASADAAGGDVIGAAGLIFFAFAGYARIATLGEEVRDPARAIPRAIGIAFGAVLAVYVGVALVCLRVLGSAGLADSAAPLADVTRAAGAAVLVPVVRGGAVVAVVGVLLALIAGVGRTALAMARRGDLPRGLAAVRRGVPARAELAVAGVVIVLVLVGGLGSAIALSSCAVLIYYAVANAAAWTLPGRWWTRLVATFGLLACLVIMAATLRSLLPG; encoded by the coding sequence ATGCTCGGTGCCGGAGTCTTCGTCGTCTGGGGTCCCGCCGCCGCCCGTGCCGGAAGCGGTCCCCGGCTCCTGCTCGCACTGCTCCTCGCCGCCCTGGTCGCCGCCGCCAACGCGGCGAGTTCGGCGCGGCTCGCCGCGCGCTACCCCGAGTCGGGCGGCGCCTACGTCTACGGCTACGAACGGCTCGGCCCCTGGGCCGGACGGCTCGCGGGGTGGTCCTTCCTCATCGGCAAGTCCGCGAGCTGCGCCGCGATGGCGCTGGCGATCGGTGCCTACGCGTGGCCCGGCCAGCAGCGGGCGATCGGCGTCGCCGCGGTCGTCCTGCTCACCGCCGTCAACCTGCGCGGCATCGCCAAGACCGCCCTCGCCACCCGGGCCCTCGTCGCGGTCACCCTGATCGTGCTGGTCACGGCCGTCGCCTGCGGCATGGTCGCCCCGGTCGCCCCGGCGAGCGCCGATGCCGCGGGTGGAGACGTGATCGGCGCCGCCGGGCTGATCTTCTTCGCCTTCGCCGGGTACGCCAGAATCGCCACCCTCGGCGAGGAGGTACGCGACCCGGCCCGCGCCATTCCCCGGGCGATCGGGATCGCGTTCGGTGCCGTGCTCGCCGTCTATGTCGGGGTGGCCCTGGTCTGCCTGCGGGTCCTCGGCTCGGCCGGGCTCGCCGACTCCGCCGCGCCGCTCGCCGACGTGACCCGGGCGGCGGGGGCAGCTGTTCTGGTACCGGTCGTGCGGGGCGGTGCCGTGGTGGCCGTCGTGGGCGTACTCCTCGCGTTGATCGCGGGGGTGGGGCGCACCGCGCTGGCGATGGCGCGACGCGGCGACCTGCCGCGGGGTCTCGCAGCCGTGCGCCGCGGCGTGCCCGCGCGGGCCGAACTGGCGGTCGCCGGTGTGGTGATCGTGCTGGTCCTCGTCGGCGGCCTGGGCAGCGCCATCGCCCTGTCGAGCTGTGCGGTGCTGATCTATTACGCGGTCGCGAACGCTGCCGCGTGGACCCTGCCCGGCCGCTGGTGGACCCGGTTGGTCGCCACGTTCGGCCTGCTCGCGTGCCTGGTCATCATGGCCGCCACCCTCCGCTCCCTCCTGCCCGGCTAG
- a CDS encoding phosphatase PAP2 family protein — MLRERYRSWWWDVALLAGLAGTTWLVAAGVTHDLDLAVRDWCLAHQPDWAYWTARALNLFGQGWLLMYVISGALTVYLLVKRRDWRWALPIVVGYFLTSATAGPMKLLTDRAAPRNPSPNAVELFQDPAGMSFPSGHVVNAIFWWGVIVLLVRQIRPVPVVLERWVRFAPPIIVLGTTTYLAFHWVTDGVAALFLGVFIWRLFLRLPWPRILPQ, encoded by the coding sequence ATGCTGCGCGAACGGTACCGATCCTGGTGGTGGGATGTCGCCCTGCTCGCGGGGCTGGCCGGGACGACCTGGCTCGTCGCGGCCGGTGTCACCCACGACCTCGACCTCGCCGTCCGTGACTGGTGCCTCGCTCACCAGCCCGACTGGGCCTACTGGACCGCCCGCGCGCTGAACCTCTTCGGTCAGGGCTGGCTGCTGATGTACGTCATCTCCGGCGCGCTCACCGTCTACCTGCTCGTCAAGCGCCGTGACTGGCGCTGGGCGCTGCCGATAGTCGTGGGCTACTTCCTCACCAGCGCCACCGCCGGGCCGATGAAGCTGCTCACGGACCGGGCCGCGCCGCGCAATCCGAGCCCGAACGCGGTGGAGCTCTTCCAGGATCCGGCCGGGATGTCGTTCCCGTCCGGGCACGTCGTCAACGCGATCTTCTGGTGGGGCGTGATCGTGCTGCTCGTCCGGCAGATCCGACCGGTCCCGGTGGTGCTGGAGCGGTGGGTCCGCTTCGCGCCGCCGATCATCGTGCTCGGCACGACGACCTACCTGGCGTTCCACTGGGTCACCGACGGGGTGGCGGCGCTGTTCCTCGGAGTATTCATCTGGCGTCTCTTCCTGCGCCTGCCCTGGCCTCGTATCCTGCCGCAGTGA
- a CDS encoding trypsin-like serine peptidase, with protein sequence MRRTFALLVGVGLSLSLGAAGIAAMGGGADAPPQVTGLRSAEQQPVEKAKANEKAAVRVPVKKAERPGVVWDRGAEEAGRVETTSTTLGYLDAQRQATFRYPGAEYVKLHFTRVLMLPGDYLTVSTPDGTESHRYDGNDAEGTWSMSVTGDTARMELHAGPLDLLGLGATIASLGVTVDKVARGFTREERAAKSEADRARKSQGREESVCGSDTKADAVCFRTTDPVLYTRSKAVVRLLIDGTELCTAWRVGVNNRLLTNHHCLETSAQAAQTEVWFNYQCAQCGGYDVFRPTKVWASEVLATDATLDFTLFSVENFPLVQHYGYLSLDVRAPQVGELLYVPQHPSGAPAAITVDEGNGNCQIIDASYDGYAKDTDASYYCDTEGGSSGSPVLSRVTNRVIALHHFGGCPNSGVRIDRIYPKISTLL encoded by the coding sequence CTGCTCGTCGGAGTTGGATTGTCGCTCTCCCTGGGGGCGGCCGGTATCGCTGCGATGGGTGGAGGCGCGGACGCACCGCCGCAGGTGACGGGGCTGCGATCAGCCGAACAGCAGCCGGTCGAGAAGGCGAAGGCGAACGAGAAGGCGGCGGTACGCGTACCCGTCAAGAAAGCGGAACGTCCCGGCGTGGTCTGGGACCGGGGTGCCGAGGAGGCCGGACGGGTCGAGACGACCTCGACCACCCTGGGGTACCTGGACGCGCAGCGGCAGGCGACCTTCCGCTACCCCGGCGCCGAATACGTGAAGCTGCACTTCACCCGGGTGCTGATGCTGCCCGGCGACTACCTGACCGTCTCGACGCCCGACGGCACCGAGAGCCACCGCTATGACGGCAACGACGCCGAGGGCACCTGGTCGATGTCGGTGACCGGCGACACCGCGCGGATGGAGCTGCACGCCGGCCCGCTCGACCTGCTCGGCCTGGGCGCCACGATCGCCTCGCTCGGCGTCACCGTGGACAAGGTGGCCCGCGGTTTCACCCGCGAGGAGCGGGCGGCGAAGTCGGAGGCGGACCGGGCGCGCAAGAGCCAGGGCCGTGAGGAGAGCGTCTGCGGCTCCGACACCAAGGCCGACGCGGTCTGCTTCCGCACCACCGACCCCGTGCTCTACACGCGGTCCAAGGCGGTCGTGCGGCTGCTCATCGACGGCACCGAGCTCTGCACCGCCTGGCGGGTCGGCGTCAACAACCGGCTGCTCACCAACCACCACTGCCTGGAGACGAGCGCGCAGGCCGCGCAGACCGAGGTGTGGTTCAACTACCAGTGCGCGCAGTGCGGCGGCTACGACGTCTTCCGGCCGACGAAGGTCTGGGCGTCCGAGGTGCTCGCCACCGACGCGACGCTCGACTTCACGCTCTTCAGCGTGGAGAACTTCCCGCTCGTGCAGCACTACGGCTACCTCAGCCTCGACGTGCGGGCGCCGCAGGTCGGCGAGCTGCTCTACGTCCCGCAGCACCCGAGCGGCGCACCGGCCGCGATCACGGTCGACGAGGGCAACGGCAACTGCCAGATCATCGACGCCAGTTACGACGGGTACGCCAAGGACACCGATGCGTCCTACTACTGCGACACCGAGGGCGGCTCGTCCGGCTCGCCGGTCCTGTCGCGCGTCACCAACCGCGTCATCGCGCTGCACCACTTCGGCGGGTGCCCCAACTCCGGCGTACGCATCGACCGGATCTACCCGAAGATCTCCACGCTACTGTGA